The following proteins are co-located in the Oncorhynchus tshawytscha isolate Ot180627B unplaced genomic scaffold, Otsh_v2.0 Un_contig_3532_pilon_pilon, whole genome shotgun sequence genome:
- the LOC112240961 gene encoding gremlin-2 → MYRQFVLSILLAGVLCLVGGDTRKTRLQGSIPNPFKGNGNTSDKRTRKQEILASSQEALVVTERKYLKSDWCKTQPLRQTVSEEGCLSRTVINRFCYGQCNSFYIPRHVKTEQESFRSCAFCRPQRFTTLTVELHCPDLQPPFRHRKIQRVKQCRCISVSVGDSGKR, encoded by the coding sequence atgtACAGACAGTTTGTTCTGTCAATCCTGCTTGCAGGCGTCCTGTGCCTGGTGGGCGGCGACACCCGCAAGACCCGCCTCCAAGGCTCCATCCCCAACCCTTTCAAAGGGAACGGCAACACCTCTGACAAACGCACCCGTAAACAGGAAATACTTGCCTCCAGCCAGGAAGCGCTGGTCGTCACAGAGAGGAAGTACCTGAAGAGTGACTGGTGCAAGACCCAGCCGCTGCGTCAGACGGTGAGCGAGGAGGGCTGTCTCAGTCGTACAGTCATCAACAGGTTCTGCTACGGACAGTGTAACTCCTTCTATATCCCACGACACGTTAAGACGGAGCAGGAGTCCTTCCGGTCCTGTGCTTTCTGCCGGCCGCAGCGTTTCACCACACTGACCGTAGAGCTGCACTGTCCCGACCTCCAGCCGCCCTTCAGGCACCGCAAGATCCAGAGAGTCAAACAGTGTCGCTGTATATCGGTCTCCGTCGGTGACTCTGGGAAGCGGTGA